ATGGTTTGAGTTTAAGGAAAACTGGTTTGATCAGACTCAGCTTGGACAGTATATTTCTGCTCTCTCAAACAGTGCAGCAATTGAAGGTCGTAAGAATGCTTATTTTGTCTGGGGAATTCATAATGATACACATGATGTAACAGGCACAACTTTTAACTGCAACATGGATATTAAAAATGAGCCTTTAAAACATTTTCTTGCACGACAGATTTATCCGGATTTAAATTTCAATTTTGAAGAAACTAATTATGAGGGTAAAAAAGTAGTTGTTCTTACTATTCCGGCTGCAAGGACAGTTCCTACAAGTTTTGATAACGAACGCTTTATACGAATTGGCTCAAGTAAGGAAAGTCTCAGAAAGTATCCGGAAAAAGAGTCTTATCTGTTTGATGTCCTTCGGCACGGATTTCCAACAATTGAGAATACACCCTCAAAATATCAGGATCTAACATTTGAAAAACTGTTTATTTATTATGGTGCTAAAGGTCTGAAACTTAATCCTGATAATTTCAAAAAGAACCTTAATCTTCTTACAGAAGATGGACAATATAACATTCTTGCACAGTTGCTTTCTGATAATTCTCAGATTCCGTTAAGAGTTGCCATTTTCTCAGGAAAGACAAAAGCTGATAAAATGTATTCTATCCGCGAATTTGGTTACCAGTGTATTTTGTATACGCTTGATGAAGTTCTTCGTTATGGAGATGTCTTGAATATTCTTCAGGCAGATGAAAAGGATAGAGTTGTTGAGCGAAAGGACGTTCCTTTGTTTGAAAATGATGCTTTCAGGGAAGCTGTTATAAATGCGTTTGTACATAACAAATGGGTAACAGAAAATGAACCGATGATTACCGTTTTCTCAGATAGAATTGAAATTCTTTCTCGGGGAATACTACCACCAGAACAGACGCTTGAAGGTTTTTTTAGAGGTGAATCTGTCCCTGTAAATAAGAAGCTTTCAGAAATATTCTTACAACTTCATATCAGTGAAAAAACTGGCCGTGGTGTTCCAAAAATTACCAGCACATACGGAAAAAGTGCATACGAATTTCATGAAAACTCTATTGTTGTAAAAATCCCTTTTAATTGGATTAACAATATGGGTGATAAAGTGGGTAATAAAACGGGTGATAATTCAAAATTAAATAATACTCAGTCCAAGATTTTTTCAGAAATCCGAAATAATCCAAATATTACAAAACCTCAAATTGCACAGTTGGTCGGAGTTGGAAAGACTACCGTTGATAATGCAATTGCAGTTCTCAAACAGAAAGGTTATATAAAACGCTCAGGTTCCAATAAAACTGGTTTCTGGGAAATATTAAATGCAGGAGAAATTGAGAAATGAAGAAGATTTTTTTTATAGTTTGTTTGATTTTTATAAGCACTTTCTCATGGAGCCAGAATGTTGAAATAATGAAAAGGATTCCTTTTGGAACTGAGGGTGCATTTAATTATTCATCCTCTTGGGATGAAAACGAAGGTTCTGCTCCTGAACTCAGTGTTTTAGCGTCCTTTGAAAACATGATGATAGTTTATGACGGAAAGAATTATTATGAATTAAATCTTATTAGTAAAAAACTTAAGAAGAAACTGTCCTTAAAAAATAATGCCCCTTATACTGGAACCCAAATATATGGAAATCTTTCAGACGGTTTTCTTTATGGAAATGTTGGAGCTGGTGCAGGACAGAATGAAGATTATCTGATTATTTATCATAAAGGAAATGAATATAAAATCGAAAACAAAACAAGCCTTTTCCCATATGGAATTTATGATTATGCATCCTTCCTTTGCTTAGATGATACAGTTTTCTTTATGACTACTGGAAAAACACTTGTTTGCATTCAATTAAAAAAAGATGGTACTTATACTGTTAAAAATGAAAGAGAAACCTCTGAATATCTGGATAAAGGGATGGCAGAGAAACTTGGCTTTATCTTTACAAGAAATAAAAAGGGCAATATTTCAAGAATCTGTATAGGTGATTATTCACTAAATAGAAGTTCAGATGGGATTAATTATTGGAAACGAAGAAATGATACATTCCAAATTATGAATCCACAATATCAAGACAAAAAAAATATAGACTCTTTTTCACAAAATCCTGGTTTTCCTGTATATACTCTGACCGGGACAGATTTAAAGGGCTTTCATTATTTTATGAGATTTGATAGTGAAAATGGAAGATTTTCAAATGATAATCCTGGCTTTAATGTAAAGTTTTCTATTGCAGTTTTGACTCCTTTTGATAGTAAACTTTATATTTATGAAGATTACAAAGAAAATGAATGGAATCCTGCCCGCAATAAAGCAGGAAAACCAATCTGCAAAACTTCGTTTTATATAGCTCCAGATGGAAGTATTTATTTTTCTGATTGCAATGCTCAGAATAAAGAATGGTTGATTAAGAAGATTCCAAACAGATTATATGATCAGTTAGATGTAGATATCAGCCATATCGGAATAATTATAAACAACAATATTCCGCTTTACGAAAATGCAAATTCATCTTCAGCTGCAAATGGAAACAATTATGAAAACGACATAGTTTTGCAAAAAGAGACAAAAGGCAATTGGAGTAAAATTCAAAAACTAGATGGTCGCGAAGGCTGGGTAGAAACGAAGTTCATCAATTTTGATAATCAGCAATCAACATCATTTACAAACGTAGCGGTTAACAAAATAATGAGTTGCAATGATAATTTGCGTCTGCGTTCAGAAGAAGCAACTTCAAGCAATGTAATTACAACCATGCAAAAAGGGACAAAAGTCAAAATCCTGAAACTTGGCAAAGCAGAAACAATCGATGGCATAAACAGCAACTGGGTACAGGTAGAAGTTCTTTCTGATGCAAAAAATAAAGACGGTAAAGAAATAAAATCAGGCACAATAGGCTGGTGCTACGGCGGATATTTGGAATAAGGTTTGAATATGAAGAAGAGACTTTTACTTACAGCAATTATTCTCGCAATGAGCGTTTTATGTTTCGCTTTGGAAGTGGAAAAACTTGGAGAAATAAAAGATATATATTATAGAGATGGTATCGCAGGTGGACCCGGAAGTCCAAATGAGCTTGCCATAAATGAAGTTGATAACACAATAAAAATCATTAATAGCACATCTGATTTTACTTATTATGATTTGACTACTCTGGAAGGTGTCAAAAAAACTGAATATCGGAATACCTTTGGTTTGATGCAAATTGAATTGGGAGATTTCGATATAAGTTGCCATAGTGATGTTTTAATTCTGGAAAAAGACAATGAACAGATTCAATATATAGCCGGATATGAAAATATCAAGTCTGGAATCAGTTTCATTCTCAAAAAAGATAATGGCTACATAATTTATTATGTAAATGAAGATGGATTTCCAAGTGCTGTAGATACCACCGGCCGTATCTATTCAGAAGAATAAGCAATGGCATATTTGAAAAAATATGACCCGGAAAAATACGAGCAGAGCAAGAGTACTTCTGGTGAATTAGAACTCTACAATGATTTTATTCGCAATCGTGTCCTTATCTGGGGAAAAACTCATTACATGAAACACAATGTAATGGTGCAATATGACCTTCAAGGAAATTATTATTTTATGCAAGACTTTGGAAGCCTTGGTTCTGACATTGGATGTTACTTTAATGATAAGTGTATTTTTTACAAATTTACTGAAGGATTAAATCCATACTCTGAAATAATCAAGAACTGTAAAGATGATGATTATTATAGCTCCAGCTGGTATCTTGGGTTCGGCGGCAACATCTACTACTACATAGCCGGCGAAGAATATACCGAAGTATTCCGCATCCGCCGCACCTGGGGTGATCCAGATTTTTATGCTATGGCCATCAACGGCTACACAGACGACTCTTACGGCCAGTACGTAAACAAGGTTCTTCCAACTTTGAGCAAAGCAGAACTCCGTCTTTTGAGAAATACAATCTTTGCCATCTATGGCGTTCACTTTAAAAGCGCAGACCTTTCAACTCATTTCAACAAACAAGTCTGGTACACAGATGAAGGCAAAACATCTGGTGAAGTGACGCTTCCGGCGCATCGTCAGAAGCTTGTTGAGATGATACAAAAGTTAGAGAAATAATCAAAATCTATCTGGAGTTAAAAGAAATGAAAAAGACATTCATATTTATAACTTTACTTTTCATAAGCACATTTTTATGGTGTCAGAATGTTGAATTTAAAAAAATTAAACAATTTAAGAATGATAAGGCATCTGTTTATATTAGAGAAGAGGTCAATCCTCAGGATGATATTACTGGTAACGATATCTTTTTTGATGCTGATGGAAATTTTATGATTTATCAGCGTGACAAGAAATTGATGCTTTTCACCAATAAAGATTTAGAGATTGAAACACAGATAAAAATTAATACAGATACATCTTTGCAGACTTTCCAAACAATTGAAAATAATATTTTTATGGGAAACCATACCGAAGCATTCTATTTTAATAAAAATGGTTCTGAGTTTTTTCGAGTAAATATTTATTCAATATTAAATAAGCTTAATGGAGGGGACAGTAATTGGTTCACTGATTGTTATTATGATGAAGAAAAAGATATTTTGTTTTTTACATACCCTCATAATTCGGTAAACAGCATAGTAAATCCTTCTTTTGATGAAGTTCAGAATCAGAAAAATTTCCGTAATGCAGAAGAAACAAGTAAACTTCTTAAAAATGGAAATTATGATCCTCATCTGACTTTAGATTCAGATAATGATTTATATATTGATGGAGTCAGATGCAGATGGAATGCAACAGCTTATGAAACTACAGATTATGTAATTACTCTAAATAACAAGCGTAAAACTATTAGGGTTTTTGACAGAAAAGAAAGTGAGGTGTTATATTACACCATTCCTGAGAATGAAACCGAAGAATCCATCACCTATCATCCAAACGGCGACTGGTATTTCCTGACTATAAACTGGACAACAGACACTCACACCCTTTGGCGAATCGAAAATACCTGGGATTCACAGTGGCGCGAGCAGTGGAATAAAGAACACATCAATTTTGATAATCAGGATTCAGCTTCATCAACAAACGTAGCTGTAAGCAAAGTAATGACTTGCAACGACAATCTTCGCCTTCGTTCTCAGGAAGCAACATCAAGCAGTGTAATCACAACCATGCAAAAAGGCACAAAAGTCAAAATCCTGAAACTTGGCAAAGCAGAAACTATCGATGGAATAAACAGCAACTGGGTACAGGTAGAAGTTCTTTCTGACGCGAAAGACAAAGACGGCAATGAAATAAAATCGGGTACCACAGGCTGGTGCTACGGCGGATATTTGGAATAAGTTCTTTTTGCGAAGAACTTGTTATGGTAAAGATAATAAAAATAAAATCCAAACTTTCAACTGCTTAATTATATGTAATATATGGGGTAAGTTTGAAAAGTTTGGATTTATAAAAAGAAGGGATAACGGCAGGCATAGCCTGCCTCTGCCGCTATTTTTTAAGGATAATCCTAAAACGACCCGCTGTCGCAGCTCGTTTTTTAACGGATTCTCTATAAGAGCGGGGATTCATCCCCCTCCTTTTCATATTTTCTTTTCTATGATAATATACTCAAATTATGGATTTACTGAAAAAGCTTGATGAATGTGAGAAGCGCTTTAAAGTTGTAAGCGACCTTGTAATGGATCCGAATCTTGTAAAGGACCCGAAGAAGTACAAGGACACAATGCGTGAGCACGGATACCTGACTGAAGTTTGTGCACTTTATGACGAATACAAAAAGGTTTTGAGCGGTATCCAGGACGCTAAGGAAATGATTACGGCAGAAGATGATGCCGAGATGAAGGAAATGGCTCGCGAGGAGCTTAAGGAACTGGAAGAAAGACAGCCTAAGCTTGAAGAGGATATTAAACTGAAGCTTGTTCCGCCTGATCCTCTTGATGAGAAAAATATTATTCTTGAAATCCGCTCGGCTGCGGGTGGTGACGAAGCTTCGCTTTTTGTACGAGACCTTTGGGAAATGTATACACACCTCGCTGAACGCAAGGGCTGGAAAACTGAAACTATGGAAGCTCAGGAAACTGAAGTTGGTGGTTTCAACAAGATTGTAACTTCTATCAGCGGTAAGTTTGTATATGGTACACTTCGCTGGGAATCTGGTGTTCACCGTGTTCAGCGTGTTCCTCAGACAGAAAGCCAGGGACGTCTGCAGACTTCTACTGCAACTGTTGCTGTTCTTCCTGAAGCTGAAGAAACTGAAATTGAAATTAAACCGGGCGACGTTCGCGTTGACGTAATGCGTGCCGGTGGACCTGGTGGACAGTGTGTAAACACAACTGACTCTGCCGTTCGTCTTACTCATATTCCGACAGGTCTTGTTGTTATTCAGCAGGATGAAAAGTCTCAGATTAAGAATAAGGAAAAGGCTTTCCGAGTACTCCGTGCCCGCCTCTTCGACCTTGAAGAAAGCAAAAAGCAGGAAGAGCGTGCAGCTGCCCGCTCAAGCATGGTAGGTTCTGGTGCCCGCTCTGAAAAGATCCGCACTTACAACTTCCCTCAGGACCGCGTAACTGATCACCGCATCAACTATTCGGCTCATAACCTTCCTTCTTTCATGATGGGCGAAATGGACGATATGCTCGATGCATTGAACGTTTACGCTAAGGAAGAGCAGTTGAAGTCGGATATCACTGAACTTTAATTTGATGTAGGGGGGAAGTCTCCCCCCGCGGCTGCACTTCGTTGCAGCCTACCCCTTCCAGCGGGGGACACCCCCGCAACGCCTCCGCTATGACAATTCGTGAATATAAGAATCAAATAATCAAAACAATTTCATCTTCCGCATCTCCACAACTAGATGCAGAAATCCTGTTATGCCATTTTCTGAACTACAATAAAACACAGCTTCTTATGAATCAAAATCAGGAATTGTCAGACGCCACAAAAACTAAAATAGACGACGCTGTTGCCCGACGCGCAACAGGACTTCCTATTGCGTATATCACCGGACACAAGGAATTTTACGGTTACGACTTTATCGTAACTCCAGACGTTTTAATTCCAAAGCCAGACACAGAGATTTTAGTAGAACGCGCTGTAGACGTTATTCTATCGATGATGGATGCACGCGGTGAGAACCTTTTAACAGTTTGTGATATGTGTACCGGTAGCGGCTGTATTGCAGTTGCAGTGGCTAAGACTCTGCTTGAAGACGAAAGAGTTCCGGCTGAACAGCTGCCAAAGTTTACACTTGCCGACATCTCAGAACCTGCGCTCGATATAGCACGACGAAATGTTGCTGCCCTGCTCGGGGACAGGCCGGACAGCACGCTTATTCTCTCGCGCTTTAACTTTGTGCGCACTAACCTCTTTGATGCAATTTCTGAAGCAATTAAATATGATGTGATTCTTTCTAACCCGCCGTACATTCCGCACACAATGGTGGATGAACTTTTACAGGACGGTCGCAGCGAACCGCGCCTCGCACTCGACGGCGACATAACAATAGACGGCGATCGCGCCACAAATGACCGCGGCGAGCCTGCTGATGATGGACTAGCGATAATCCGGAACTTAATTCCGCAGGCTGCTGCACACCTCGCACCGCGCGGTTCAATTATTATGGAAACCGGCGAGTACAACGCAGAAGCAACAGCCGAGTTCGCGGAGGCAGCCGGCTTTAATACGGAGATTCACAGAGATCTCGAAGGCCAGCTCCGCGTAGTCGAGATTTACTAGAACTCAACAGCTTTTGTAAAGAACAAACTGATTCCCTCGTTCGGGAAGCGCTGTTTTACTTTTTCTACGACTTCATTTACCTTGCGGGCATCTGCTTCTTCAACATACGAAAAAAGCACAAAGTTCATTTCCGGCCAGATGGTGTCACCAAGCTTTTTAGTGTGAGAACCGCGGCCGTGGATTTCCGGAATTACGGTATATTGAATTGAAGGAATCTCTTTTTCAAGAGCTTCTGTAATATCTTCCTGAACAGACTGGTTCGAAATTATTTCAGCACGATAAAGTTCTGACATTATTCATCCTCCTCCCAGCGGCTTTTATCGTAATCACCGGTGTTTTCAACATGCTCAACCACCGGGCGAGCACCGCGCTTTCTCATTACCAGGCTGTACAATACCGGAATTACCAGCAGTGTAATAAACGTACTGGAAATCAAACCACCTACTACAGCAATGGCAATAGGGCGAACCATACTTGACTGGCCTTCTGTTGTAAAACACATCGGGAGCATACCAAGAATTGTTGTAAGGGTTGTCATCAATACCGGACGGAAACGGCTCTTTCCAGCTTCAAAGCAGGCATTCTTAAGCTCGACACCACGTCCTACAAGAATATTCGTGTAGTCAACAAGAATAATACCGTTATTTACAACAATACCAATCAGCATGATAACACCGACTGCTGTCATGAAGGAAAGTGCTTCTCCAATAATCTTATGAATCAGAATTACACCAATGATAATGAACGGCATTGTTGCAAGGTTGATAAGCGGAGCCTTGAACGACTCGTAGGTTGCAGCCATTACACCAAATACCAGCAGAATTGCCATAATCGCAATCTTAAGATAGAAGCCGTACTGGCTCATTGTTTCTTTCCAGGCTCCCTTATAATTAACTACAACTGAATCTGGAATAATAACATTTTCCTGAATGGCGGCCTTAATTTCTTCTTCAATTACGTTGTCGTTTTCTTCTGTAAGATTGCTTGCGCGAACGTGAATGATTCGCTTCTGGCTTTCACGGCGGATAGAAACCGGACCGAGGCCTTTTTTAATCGATGCAAAGTTTGCAACGCTGACCATTCCGCCGTTTCCACGAACGTAAATGGATTCAAGGTCGTTGATTGTCTTGCGATCTTCCGGACGGTAAGCAACTACTACGCTGTAATCTTTTCCGTTGCTCTTGTAAGTACAGGCGGTAGAACCGTTAATCGCATAGTTGATTTCGCGTGCGACGGTTGCAATGTCTACACCCATGTTGTAGGCGCGTTCACGGTCAATAACAATTTCAACCTGAGGAAGTCCCTTATCCATACTTACAGAAGGCTCGCTGATTTTCTTGTTTGCAGAAATAACTTCACGGATTTCTTCTGCAGTATTCAAAGCCGCATCAAGATCATCTGAAAGAAGAACGACATCTACACTGCTTCCCATCCACTGACCACGGAAACCTTCGCTAAAGGAAAGTCGTGCACTAGGGAATTCTGCAAAATGCTTACGGAGCTTATTCTGCATATCCTGAGCAGAATCAATCTGCTTTGCAGTTTCCGGAAGAGCAATTGTGATGGAACCGCGGTTTGTATTACGACCACCAATTGAAGTAGTTACAGTTTTAATTCCTTTACATTCGGCTTTAACATATGCCTCAAGTGCAAGTACGACCTCTTTTGTTTCTTCAAAAGGAGTTGCAGTTGCCATATTGATATTCAATTGAACCTGATCATCACGGCCGGCTGGAATCTGATTAATCTGCATTGTCGGAATAAAGGCAAAAGAAATTACAAGTACACAGACAGCAGCAACAATTGTAATCAGACGGTTATCAAGGGCTGCTTTTAATACGCGTGAATACAAACGGATAAAGAACTGAATTATTCCTTCAAAAAATCCGTATAGTCTTTTCAGCACAGGATTTGAAACAGGTTTTTCATTTCTGTTTGAAAGCGGAAAGAATTTTCCTGCCAAAACAGGAACAAGGAAAATAGCAACCAGCAGAGAAGAAACAAGGGCAATTACAATTGTAAAAATTGCAGCCTTAAACATCTGCCCCATAAATCCAAGATCTTTAATAAAGAAGATAAATGGAAGGAATACACAGATTGTTGTAAGGTTTCCTGATGTTACCGACATGAGCATTTCCTGTGAACCAAGAATTGCAGAAGTACGAGGCTTAGCACCACGCTGCCTGTAAGCATAAATATTATCAATCATTACGATAGACGCATCTACAATCATACCTACACCAAGAATCAGACCTGTAAGGGTCATCATATTTAATGTAAGTCCAAACATACTCATTGCAAACAGAGTAATGATAATTGAAAGAGGAATAGAAATCGAAATGATAATTGTTGACTTAAAGTTTTGAAGGAAGATAAACAGAATGATAACCGCAAGAATAAGTCCCTGCCAGGCAGAAGTAATCAAAGTATTGATTGTTTCGCGGATAGCGTCTGTTGAATCCTGAATGATTTCAAGAGTAACATCCGGCGGAAGATTCTGCTCTGCCTGATCAATCTTTTTATAAACATTATTTGCTACAGTTACAGAGTTTGCATCTGACTGCTTTGTAACACTGATATAAACACCTTTTTCACCATTGATGAACGATTCCTGTGTTGTATCGCTGTAACCGATTGTTGCTTCACCTATATCTCGAAGTCTGATTGCATAACCGTTGATAATAGAAATTACAGTATCATTAATTTCATCAAGGCTTGTATATTCACCAGTTGTTCGAACAATATAGTTTCTGTGTCCTTCCTGAACCTTACCACCACCAAGTTCAAGATTCTGTTTTGAAAGAGCACCTGTAACAGTTGGAACTGTAAAGCCGTAAGCAGCCATTCTGTTCTGATCAAGTTTTACATTTACCTGTGCAGAACGTCCACCATAAACTTCAGCTTCACCTACACCATCAGCCTGTTCAAGAATACTTACTACATTGCTCTCGGCAATTGATTTTAAGTCATCTACAGAACGGTTACCACGGATAAGGATTCGCATGATTTCGCCGCTGTCTCCAGTGAAGCGGAAAATTGTAGGAGTTCCCGCATTATCAGGAAGACCTCGCTTTACTCTATCAAGCTTATCGCGGACATCATTCATTGCAGCTGTCAAATCAGTTCCATACTCAAACTCAAGGGAAACGTTAGAAGAACCTTCATTCGAAGTTGATGTAAGATTCTTAAGACCGTTTACGCTCATAACAGCACTTTCAATCATCTTTGTAATAGACTTTTCAACAGACTCAGGGTCTGCGTTTGGATAAGATGTATTGATTGAAAGAGAAGGATTTTCGATTTCCGGCATAAGTGCAGTTGCTACATTGCTCAGGGTAAAAATACCAATCATTCCAAGCAGAGCAAAAACAATCAGAATCAATACCGGATGTTCAAGTGTTTTTCTGCTTAAACTCATTATTTTTTACCCTCTGGCTTTGGACTTTTTTCATCACCTTTATCTGCAGGTGGTGCTTCTACAAACTCCACGTTGCCGCTGATATCACGAACTTTTGCACCTTCATAAAGTGAAAGCATACCTTCAAGAACAACAACTTCACCGGCAGCAAGACCATCAGTAACCTGATTGTAACCGTCGATATTTTTTCCACGGGTTACCTTGCGCTTTGTAACAGTGCTATCATCTTTTACAACATACAGATAATATTCATCACTGTTTTCAACAAAGGCATCCTGAGGAATAACCGGATAGCCTCCAAAATCAACAGTAAAAAGCTTAACGCGGGCAAACATACCGGCATTAACCTTGTCATATTTTTTATCAAAATTCAAAATGATTTCTTTTGTACGTGTAGCAGGATCTACAACTGGAGAAATACGAACAACTGAAGCAATAAACTTTTCTTCGCCATAAGCCTGAAGTGTGATTTCTGCCTTCTGACCGATTGCGATATCTGCAACATATCGCTCCGGCACCTTTGCTGTAATCTGAAGATTGTTGATATCACCTATTTTTGTGATTACTGAATTTGCACTAACCTTTTGGCCGATTTTTACAGGAGAGGTAATGATACTTCCGTCGATTGGAGCTGTAACAGGGCTTTTTGCATAATAACTTCCAGGCTCAGACGGGTCGATATAAGCAATAATGTCGCCCTGCTTTACTGAAGAGCCGAGAGAAACCAGCATCTCTACAACCTTACCCCCTATAGAAGGAAAAACTTCAATTGATTTCTGAGTTTCAATTTCACCGTTTGTATAAACGAAATCTGTAATTGTTTTCTTTTCTGCTACAGTTGTACGAACTGCAGTTGCTGTCTGTGGACCTCGGCCTCCAAAACCTCCGAATCCACCAGACGCTGAGTTTTTATTTTTTGCTGAGCGGGTTATTAAAAATACTGCACCAGCTGTAACAGCAAGAATGGCAATCAGAATAATTGCCGTAGTTGTAGTTTTTTTCCTGTCCATATATACCTCTTAATTTTTCCTAATTTATTTTATTCGTTTCCCAAAGATCCAAATGGAACTCCGAGTGTATTTTCCAGATCTAAAACAGCGCAAATCAGATTGTAAATATGAGATTCTCTGTCTGTTTTTGCTTTAAGAAGTGAATCTGAAGCGTTCTGCAAAGTAAGTAAATCGCGTGAACCGTGATTATAGGCAGTAAGAGTCATATCATAAGATTTCTGCGCAATTTCTACATTGCGGTTCAGCATCTCCATCTGACTCTGCTTCTGAAGAATATTTTTTATACTGTTCTCAAGATTAAGGGATGCTGTTGTCTTTTCATCTTCAAGCTGCAATTCGAGATCTTTTAAAGCTCCCTTTTGTGCTGCAATACTAAGAGCTCCATTTGACCATGGAAGATATCCATCTAGAGGAATTCTTACTCCAAACGACAAACTATGACTTTCATTTTCATTTGCTTTAGTAATATCTTCTGTTTTATCAGACAATCTATTCATTCCCCAGGAATATGAGGCCGAAATTGAAGGTGCATAAGCAGAAAAGCGAGTTGCAAGCAGCGAGTTTTTCTGTTGTTCAATATTTGTCTGAATCTTCTTTACTGAAGGAAGCTCCTCTACAGTCTGCGTAACTGTAAAAGTTTCAGGAGGAATTGCATCCGAAAGAGATCCTGAAAGTTCAATTTTTTCATCCTGCGAAATACCAAGAGTCTGCTTAAAGGAAGCCATATTATTCTGATAAGCTATTTCTGCAGATTCTATTGTCGGGCGCTGGCTTTCATAGCTGTACTGAGACTGCAAAAGGTCGAGTTCAGAAAGCTGGCCGCGGTTATATTTATCGCGGTTATTTTCATAACGAAGACGTGCTGTTTCCATATTACGCTTCTGGAGAGATATACTTTCTTTTGTATACAAAAGAGAGTAAAAAAGCTTTCTTACACTCAGTTCAACCTGACGAACAGCATCCTCATAAGAAGTTTTTCCACTTTCAAACTTAAGTCGAGCTTCCTTTATTGAAGTATAAAGTGAAGGTGTAAGAGAAAGACTGACAGAAGCACTAAAGCTATAAGTATACTTATTTGAAGCTTCTTTTTCTGTAAGCAAACCATCAAAAGGAATTTCATAGGATCCGCTTAAAGAGGCAGACGGACTTACACCATTCCAGGAAGTCTTATTACGCTTATCCAGTGCGTCCAGAGTAATTTTCTGACGTTTAAGGGAAATATTGTTATCTGCAGCAAGAACTACTGCATCTTCCACTGTAATAACTCTAGATTTCTCAGTTGCAGTCTGCGCATACAGTGAAAATGACGCAGCCACAATCATTGTAAAAATTAAACGTTTCATATTATACTTTCCATATTAAATTATACTAAAATTACAAGCTTTTTTATAGAAAATTACTGTCATTTTTTAGAATTATCTGTTATTTTTATG
The Treponema bryantii DNA segment above includes these coding regions:
- a CDS encoding RNA-binding domain-containing protein, with the translated sequence MCDIIIMGDKVNNQLHELLDELRSYDTEREWFEFKENWFDQTQLGQYISALSNSAAIEGRKNAYFVWGIHNDTHDVTGTTFNCNMDIKNEPLKHFLARQIYPDLNFNFEETNYEGKKVVVLTIPAARTVPTSFDNERFIRIGSSKESLRKYPEKESYLFDVLRHGFPTIENTPSKYQDLTFEKLFIYYGAKGLKLNPDNFKKNLNLLTEDGQYNILAQLLSDNSQIPLRVAIFSGKTKADKMYSIREFGYQCILYTLDEVLRYGDVLNILQADEKDRVVERKDVPLFENDAFREAVINAFVHNKWVTENEPMITVFSDRIEILSRGILPPEQTLEGFFRGESVPVNKKLSEIFLQLHISEKTGRGVPKITSTYGKSAYEFHENSIVVKIPFNWINNMGDKVGNKTGDNSKLNNTQSKIFSEIRNNPNITKPQIAQLVGVGKTTVDNAIAVLKQKGYIKRSGSNKTGFWEILNAGEIEK
- a CDS encoding SH3 domain-containing protein, translating into MKKIFFIVCLIFISTFSWSQNVEIMKRIPFGTEGAFNYSSSWDENEGSAPELSVLASFENMMIVYDGKNYYELNLISKKLKKKLSLKNNAPYTGTQIYGNLSDGFLYGNVGAGAGQNEDYLIIYHKGNEYKIENKTSLFPYGIYDYASFLCLDDTVFFMTTGKTLVCIQLKKDGTYTVKNERETSEYLDKGMAEKLGFIFTRNKKGNISRICIGDYSLNRSSDGINYWKRRNDTFQIMNPQYQDKKNIDSFSQNPGFPVYTLTGTDLKGFHYFMRFDSENGRFSNDNPGFNVKFSIAVLTPFDSKLYIYEDYKENEWNPARNKAGKPICKTSFYIAPDGSIYFSDCNAQNKEWLIKKIPNRLYDQLDVDISHIGIIINNNIPLYENANSSSAANGNNYENDIVLQKETKGNWSKIQKLDGREGWVETKFINFDNQQSTSFTNVAVNKIMSCNDNLRLRSEEATSSNVITTMQKGTKVKILKLGKAETIDGINSNWVQVEVLSDAKNKDGKEIKSGTIGWCYGGYLE
- a CDS encoding YARHG domain-containing protein, coding for MAYLKKYDPEKYEQSKSTSGELELYNDFIRNRVLIWGKTHYMKHNVMVQYDLQGNYYFMQDFGSLGSDIGCYFNDKCIFYKFTEGLNPYSEIIKNCKDDDYYSSSWYLGFGGNIYYYIAGEEYTEVFRIRRTWGDPDFYAMAINGYTDDSYGQYVNKVLPTLSKAELRLLRNTIFAIYGVHFKSADLSTHFNKQVWYTDEGKTSGEVTLPAHRQKLVEMIQKLEK
- a CDS encoding SH3 domain-containing protein, whose protein sequence is MKKTFIFITLLFISTFLWCQNVEFKKIKQFKNDKASVYIREEVNPQDDITGNDIFFDADGNFMIYQRDKKLMLFTNKDLEIETQIKINTDTSLQTFQTIENNIFMGNHTEAFYFNKNGSEFFRVNIYSILNKLNGGDSNWFTDCYYDEEKDILFFTYPHNSVNSIVNPSFDEVQNQKNFRNAEETSKLLKNGNYDPHLTLDSDNDLYIDGVRCRWNATAYETTDYVITLNNKRKTIRVFDRKESEVLYYTIPENETEESITYHPNGDWYFLTINWTTDTHTLWRIENTWDSQWREQWNKEHINFDNQDSASSTNVAVSKVMTCNDNLRLRSQEATSSSVITTMQKGTKVKILKLGKAETIDGINSNWVQVEVLSDAKDKDGNEIKSGTTGWCYGGYLE
- the prfA gene encoding peptide chain release factor 1; its protein translation is MDLLKKLDECEKRFKVVSDLVMDPNLVKDPKKYKDTMREHGYLTEVCALYDEYKKVLSGIQDAKEMITAEDDAEMKEMAREELKELEERQPKLEEDIKLKLVPPDPLDEKNIILEIRSAAGGDEASLFVRDLWEMYTHLAERKGWKTETMEAQETEVGGFNKIVTSISGKFVYGTLRWESGVHRVQRVPQTESQGRLQTSTATVAVLPEAEETEIEIKPGDVRVDVMRAGGPGGQCVNTTDSAVRLTHIPTGLVVIQQDEKSQIKNKEKAFRVLRARLFDLEESKKQEERAAARSSMVGSGARSEKIRTYNFPQDRVTDHRINYSAHNLPSFMMGEMDDMLDALNVYAKEEQLKSDITEL